AGCCCGCGGCGTCTCGCGGGACCACGTGAAGCTGCTGGTCGCGGAGGGGTCGACCGTCACGCACACCCGCTTCGACCGCATCGGAGAACACCTGCGGCCCGGTGACCTGCTGCTGGTGAACACGTCCACCACGTTGCCGGCTGCCGTCGACAGCTCGTCGTACACCGTGCACTTCTCGACGCCGCTCGACGACGGCACCTGGGTCGTCGAGCTGCGCGACGGCGGCGCACCGAAGTTCGACGGTACGGCGGGCGACCGGGTGGAGCTGCCGGAAGGCGCGCTGACGTTGCTGGCGTCGTACCAAGGCTCGAATCGCCTGTGGATCGCCAAGCCGCCGGTGGCCGATGTACTCGGGTACCTGCAGCGGCACGGGCGGCCGATCACCTACAACTACGTCGGCAAGCAGTGGCCGTTGGCGTCGTACCAGACCGTCTTCGCTCGCGACTCGGGCAGTGCGGAGATGCCCAGCGCCGCCAGACCGTTCAGCTTCGAGCTGGTGAGCCACCTGGCGTCGCAGGGCGTGCTGATCGCACCGATCCTGCTGCACTGCGGCGTGTCCTCATTGGAGAGCCACGAGCCACCTCAACCCGAGCGGTACGACGTACCCGCGCATACTGCCCGCCTCGTCAACTGGGTCAAGGCCAACGGCGGCCGGGTGATCGCTGTTGGCACCACCGCCGTACGCGCCATCGAATCAGCCACGACCCCGGACGGCAACGTCACGCCCGCGCACGGCTGGACCGACCTGATCCTCGGTCCGGAACGCCCGCCGTACGTCGTCGACGGCCTGATCACCGGCTGGCACGCCCCCGAGGCCTCCCACCTACTCCTCCTCGAGTCCGTGGCCGGCCCCGACCAGGTCCAACGCGCCTACGACGCCGCCGTACAAGGGACCTACCTCTGGCACGAGTTCGGCGACAGCTGCCTCATGCTGCGCTGACCATCCGGGCGCAGAGGTCAGGAGGCTTTGGCTGGGTGCTTCTGCTGGGAGATGCGGTTGGTGGTCTGCAGGGCGGTCACCGCGCTCGGAGATTCCGGTGGGGCCGGCCGTACAACCTGATGCTCGTTACCGGGCCGGGCTCGCTTGTCCACTGCACGTGGGCTCATACCGATGTCCTAACCAACTCGGTCCCCCGTCGGGACGTCACTTGATTAGACGAGTCCGCCACCCCGGTTGTCATCAGCTTTTATCCAACTGAGCGAAAGTTGTGGCCTAGGCCGCTCCCCCTAGCGAGGCTCGAAGTACCTCCAGGTCTTGCCGTGATCGGCGCTGGTGATGACCTGGTTGCCGTTGTACTGCTTCCCGTAGACGAGCTCGCCTTCTCGTGTCAGCTCGCCCAGATCGGCCGGCGGTGTGAACGGCGAACCGGCACCGGGCCGGAGGAGTTCGCGCTTCTTGCCCTGGAAGAGCGCAAGCCCGGTGCCGTTGTCGAAGGCAACGGGAGACGAGAGGTACGGGGCGGCCCGGGTGGCCACTGTCGTCCAGTGTTCGCCGCGGTCGGTGGACAACCGCAGCGGCACCGGGTCCTCCATCCTGTCGGGCTTTCTGCCCGGGATCGCCACCAGCGTCTTGCCGTCAGGGCTGACTCCCAGTTCGCCGCCCATCCGGCCCTGGCTGATGACGGAGTGACCCCAGTTCTTGCCGTGGTCGTCGGTCCAGTAGATGTTGCCGACGCCGCTGTTCTTGGCGCCGACCAGCCACCATCGTCCGGTGGTGTCGCGTTGCGGCTGGTAGGCGTTGTCGATCCCGGGGACCTTCACCTCCCGCAGGGTGCCGGTTTCCAGATTCAGCGCCCGCAGCGTGCCGTACGCCAGCAGCACGTCGCCGTCGGCGAACTCGCTGGTCGGCGGAGCCCAACGCAGCTTCTTCTCGACCCGGCCCTGGTTCGTCAGGCGGACCATCACCGACTGGGCCCAGGTCGGATCGCTGCCCTTCATGCTCGTCGGCATCGACAGCGCCAGAACGTCGTCACCGGCCTGCAGCACGACGTACTGGTTCTTGCGTACCGGAGCGGTGGTCCGTACGCCGTCGCGGCTCAGCACCGCGGCGTAGTTGAAGGTGTATCCCGGCTGGGGTGACGACCACACCGAGGCCCAGCGTGCCGGTGTCGCGAACGCGATGCCGGCCATGCCCGACTTCTTGTCGCGGACCAGCTTCTCGGCCGCCTGGTCGACCGGGATCGACGCGGTGCCGGCGGCCGGCGGCTTCTCGGTACCGGTCACGTTCCCGAGCGGCAGCACGGCAGCCACCACTGCGGCCGTCACCGCCGCAATGACTCCCGCGCCGGTCAGCGCCTGCCGACGGTGACGGCGCCGGATGCCACGGCGCTCCAGAGCCTCGAAGGGCACCGGCTGGACGGTCTTCTGCGCGTCCCACGACAGTTCTTTCAGCTCAGACATGGTTGACCTCCTCGGCGTCGTCGGCGAACTCCCGGACCAGCGGGGCCAGGCGGGACCTGCCTCGGGAGAGGCGAGCCTTGACGGTCCCCTCCGGAACACCCAGCTGTACGGCGATCTCACGCACCGGCAGATCGACGATGTGGTGCAGGACGATCGCCTCGCGCTGCTCGTAGGGGAGCTGCCGCAGGGCCTCGACCAAAGCGACCCGGTCCGCGGACAGCCCGGCCATCGTGGTCTCGGGAGCACCTGCCCGGGAGAGCAATCCGTGGAATCGGGTCGCGCGGCGGTAGCGCCGGCGTACGACGTTCAGCGCGACTGTGCGCAGCCACGCCTCCGGGCTGTCGAGCTGGGCGAGCCGCCGAGGTTTCTCGACCGCCCGGACGAACGCCTCCTGGACGGCGTCCTCGGCCTCGCCCAGGTTCCCGCAGATCGCGAACAGTTGCCCGACCAGCCGCCGGTAACACCCCTCGTACAGCTCGCGCACCGTGTCGCCGTCAGCCATCACCACTCCCCAGATCGGACCCTTTGCCTGCACGAGTCCTGGCGGGAGGTTCTGGTTGCATCAGCGGCTGGGGCGTTCGAAGATCAGCTCCAGGCCGTCCTCCTCGTCCCACTGTTCGCCGTTCTCGACGAAGCCGAAGCCGGCGATGGTGGCCAGCGAGGCCTGGTTGGTGGGGCTGATCGTGGCCCGGACGGTCCGTACTGCGGGTTCGGACGCCGCACGTTCCAGCAGCGCGGTCACGATCGCCTTGGCGAAACCCTGTCGCCGGTACGGCGGGTCGACCGTGTAGCCGATCTCCACCATGCCGGCCTCGTCGGGCGGACCGTGGAAACCGGCGTACCCGACCACGGTCCCGTCAGCCACGGCGAGCTTGACGAGCCACCCGAACGTGCTGGGATCGCGCTCCAGCTGATCGAGGCGGTACTGCCAGAGCCACTTGGCCCTGTCACTGAGGAACTCGTCACCGAGCTGGAAACCGAGCTCGGTCTGTGCCGCGGAACGATCGTCGGCCAGCAACGCGGTCATCGCGCTACCGGTCATCTCGACGAAGCGAACCGGCCGGGGAGAAGAAGTAGTCATCGCGCTCATCTTCACCCCCGGCAGCCCGCCAGACGAACCATTTAGGCGGACTGTTTGTTGCGGCGTTGGTCCGAGAGCCGGAGGTAGATCCAGGCGACTGCGGCGCCTACTACGAAGCCGCCGAGGTGGCCTTGCCAGGAGACGTTGGGGATGGCGAAGGACAGGAAGGCGGTGACGGCGACGTACATGATGATCCAGGTGATGTCCCCGCCGCGGGCGCGGCTGATCACCAGGAGGGCGCCGACCAGGCCGAGGACTGCGCCGGAGGCGCCGAGGGTCGCGCCGCCGGGGGACGACAGGAACCAGACCGCGATACCGCCGCCGAGCGCGGACAGCAGGTAGAGGACCGTGAACCGGAGCCGGCCGAGCATCTGTTCCAGTGGCGGACCTAGCTGCCAGAGCATGAACAGGTTCGAGAAGATGTGGAAGAACTGCACGTGCGTGAACGCCGACGTGAGCAGTCGCCACGGCTCGCTCTCGGTCAGCACCGGGACCATCACCAGGTCGCTGAGGAGCCGCGGGCTGCCCGTGCGGACCGCGATGAAGACCAGGACGT
This Kribbella sp. NBC_00482 DNA region includes the following protein-coding sequences:
- a CDS encoding RNA polymerase sigma factor; the protein is MADGDTVRELYEGCYRRLVGQLFAICGNLGEAEDAVQEAFVRAVEKPRRLAQLDSPEAWLRTVALNVVRRRYRRATRFHGLLSRAGAPETTMAGLSADRVALVEALRQLPYEQREAIVLHHIVDLPVREIAVQLGVPEGTVKARLSRGRSRLAPLVREFADDAEEVNHV
- a CDS encoding S-adenosylmethionine:tRNA ribosyltransferase-isomerase; protein product: MMVHPHTRFDLPEALNAGEPPEARGVSRDHVKLLVAEGSTVTHTRFDRIGEHLRPGDLLLVNTSTTLPAAVDSSSYTVHFSTPLDDGTWVVELRDGGAPKFDGTAGDRVELPEGALTLLASYQGSNRLWIAKPPVADVLGYLQRHGRPITYNYVGKQWPLASYQTVFARDSGSAEMPSAARPFSFELVSHLASQGVLIAPILLHCGVSSLESHEPPQPERYDVPAHTARLVNWVKANGGRVIAVGTTAVRAIESATTPDGNVTPAHGWTDLILGPERPPYVVDGLITGWHAPEASHLLLLESVAGPDQVQRAYDAAVQGTYLWHEFGDSCLMLR
- a CDS encoding GNAT family N-acetyltransferase; translated protein: MTTSSPRPVRFVEMTGSAMTALLADDRSAAQTELGFQLGDEFLSDRAKWLWQYRLDQLERDPSTFGWLVKLAVADGTVVGYAGFHGPPDEAGMVEIGYTVDPPYRRQGFAKAIVTALLERAASEPAVRTVRATISPTNQASLATIAGFGFVENGEQWDEEDGLELIFERPSR
- a CDS encoding rhomboid family intramembrane serine protease, coding for MTETVCYRHPDRPAGVRCQRCDRPICPACMNNAAVGFQCPNCFNEGVRSVPRTRTSLGGIQRAGSQQVVTYTLLALNVLVFIAVRTGSPRLLSDLVMVPVLTESEPWRLLTSAFTHVQFFHIFSNLFMLWQLGPPLEQMLGRLRFTVLYLLSALGGGIAVWFLSSPGGATLGASGAVLGLVGALLVISRARGGDITWIIMYVAVTAFLSFAIPNVSWQGHLGGFVVGAAVAWIYLRLSDQRRNKQSA
- a CDS encoding sialidase family protein, which encodes MSELKELSWDAQKTVQPVPFEALERRGIRRRHRRQALTGAGVIAAVTAAVVAAVLPLGNVTGTEKPPAAGTASIPVDQAAEKLVRDKKSGMAGIAFATPARWASVWSSPQPGYTFNYAAVLSRDGVRTTAPVRKNQYVVLQAGDDVLALSMPTSMKGSDPTWAQSVMVRLTNQGRVEKKLRWAPPTSEFADGDVLLAYGTLRALNLETGTLREVKVPGIDNAYQPQRDTTGRWWLVGAKNSGVGNIYWTDDHGKNWGHSVISQGRMGGELGVSPDGKTLVAIPGRKPDRMEDPVPLRLSTDRGEHWTTVATRAAPYLSSPVAFDNGTGLALFQGKKRELLRPGAGSPFTPPADLGELTREGELVYGKQYNGNQVITSADHGKTWRYFEPR